DNA sequence from the Colletotrichum higginsianum IMI 349063 chromosome 10, whole genome shotgun sequence genome:
GATCTGCTAcgcgctcgtcgtcgtcctggcgCTTGGCCTGAGGTTCTACCTGCAGTGGATGAACGCCAAGCgcaccaaggaggaggggtaCGAGGGCAGCGCCGGAGGTGCGGGTGCTGTCGGTGGTGGCAAGGTGATGCAGGCGGACGGAAATGCCAATGACGTCGCGGATATGGTCGACCGGGTCGAGCTGCGGCCCGAAGACTATGAGGATGTGACCGATTGGAAGACTGCCGGCTTCAGGTATCGTCTTTGAAAGATTTTGCGTCGGCGGGTGATGTGGTATTTAGAGACGAAGCCGAGATGAGATGTCTAAAATTTGCTAGACTTCGAGATCGGTCGTTAGAGAGTAAAAGAGAGACGTCTCTGTCGCTGGAAGCGATGGAATGCGAGTCAATAGTCAGAATAATGAGTTCCGGGTGAGATGCTCCCAGGAGAGTAAGCAAAGCATCAACCGAAGCTTCCGTGGCGTCCTTCGTGTCATCCGCATACAAGGAACGGGATCGTGTGTCGGGCTTAGAATAGGAGGTCAGGCTTGATTCGGTGAAGATGCCATGTCGTAAGAGCCGCGACTCCTTAATCAAAATGAGCGGCAACGTGATgctcgaccgccgccgcgtctcCCTCAAAATCGCCGCAGACGGGACAGGTCACCACCTCGGACGTCGCGAGGGGCGCcgtctcctctctctccatgtCGCGAGCCGCAGCGGGCCTGGCTCGTCCTCCGTTCTTCTGCTTCGCCGGGCGGATATAGGCCTCGAGACCAACCTGCGACGGAGGCAGGCCAGCCTCAGCTTCTTGCCGACGACCCCGTTCGCGCTGCGGCGGTCGTCCGCCTCCAAAGTCAAGCGCTCCCGCGGCACTAGGTCCCGCAACTTCTTGCTCTgtgccggccgaggtcgtctGCGTTCCAGCGTGGGATTGCACCCTTCCGACTCGTCCATCGGTGAGCCGCACTTTGATGCCGCGAGGATGATTGCCGCGGGTCAGAACATCCTGGACAGTTCCGGAGACGGTGCGGCCGGTGGGTTGGTCGGCCTTGAGAACGATGTTGACGCTCGCGCCGCGGACGACGGTGGCTATTGTAGGGACTCGGCTCATGACTGAAAGAAAGCCTTGCGTTGATGAAAGTTGTTTGTGTGTCACGTCATAAGGTGAGGATGAGCCCAGAAAACACCAACTGGGATATGGGGCCTGTGGCTATGACCCACTGACTCCATGAAAAGTCAGCCAGTTGGAGAAAGCCTGTCTATGCCAaaaagaaccccccccccggaaATTTCCAACGGCCTGGTGGCGCAATGGTGGCGCTTTCTTTTGGTTACCACCTACACACAATAGTCCTTCCCTGACATGTGTTTGTTAGTCTATGTGCGGCTCCCCCCGGGGTGTCTGTTGGTCTAGGTGGCTGGCCTTCGGGAGTTTTGATACAGTCGACAAATGTTGCCAGTCACGAAATTCCAAGCAGGCAAGTGCGTCAAGTACAATCTTTGATATATAGACTCTCTTTTTGAGCCAAAACATCAAGGCCTGATGGCCTAATGGCTAAGGCATCGCTTTCCGGTGGCGAAGATTCTGGGTTCGAGTCCCAGTTGGGTCGACTTTTTTTACCAAATGCACATCCATTCATTCTCTGCTGATTTTTGTTAGTGTTTTTAGCAGGGTTGTTTCATTCGGCGCTAGAGCCACGGCCCGCTGTGTGGGGCCGCCTGGCGCCGCCCGGCGTGGAGCAGCCGGGGGATGAGGAAGGAACGACCAATGCCTGTGCTAGCTGAGTTCTAGCATCGCATCAATAGCTGTTGAGCAGCTTGACTGAAAGCGATTACCCCTACAGTATACTGGGCTCGTGGTCGTAATTCAATTGTTCTACCCAGTAAATGGTGTCTTCGACGGCGATCAAGTGGCTGCCTGAAAAAGCTTCCCCAGCAACTAGTGAAA
Encoded proteins:
- a CDS encoding MFS multidrug transporter, whose translation is MSRVPTIATVVRGASVNIVLKADQPTGRTVSGTVQDVLTRGNHPRGIKVRLTDGRVGRVQSHAGTQTTSAGTEQEVAGPSAAGALDFGGGRPPQRERGRRQEAEAGLPPSQVGLEAYIRPAKQKNGGRARPAAARDMEREETAPLATSEVVTCPVCGDFEGDAAAVEHHVAAHFD